GGAGACGGTGACCAGCGACCACGGCGCCGTCTACAAAAGCCACCACTTCGTCCAGGCTGCGGCGAGGCTGGGGATCGATTTGCTGCCGGCGCGGGCGATGCGGCCGCAGGACAAAGCCGCCTGCGAGCGGACCTTCGCCGGAATCCAGCGGCTGCTGCTGGAGCTCCTCCTCGGCTACCGCGGCGCCGACCCGGAGGGCGACGCGACCTGGACGCTGTCGGAGACGGAGCACCTGCTGGCCACTTGGAACGTGAAGGTCTGGCAGAACCGACGTATCGACCAGTACGCGCCAGCCTGCGATCCGGGCGGGCGGCACAGCCCGAGCACGCTCTTCGCCGCCGCTGCCGCGCGGGATGGGGGGATCTGCCTGGAGATCCCGCCGCCGGAGCTCTACTACGAGCTGCTGCCCGTGCACTTCGTACGGATCGACACTCGGCGAGGCGTGAAGATCGGCGGCCTCTGGTACGGCGCCCGCAGCCCGGTCCTCGAACCGTATCGGGGCCGTCTGTCGGGCCGGGGCGGGCGGCACGCGGGGAAGTGGGCCGTGCACCGCGATCCCCGGGACTGCCGGCAGATCCTTGTCGAGCTGGACGGGGCCCGGCAGGAGCGGCTTTGGAATGGGCTCCCGCCCGGCGAGGAGGTGCCGGCGTTTTCCGACGCCCGCGTCGGGGATGGCCTTCGGCAGGCGGCCAAGGCCGGGCTCAAGCCTCGCAGCGATGCCGAACTGCTGCCGGCGCTCCTCGGCTTGGTGGCCGCCAAGACGCCGGTGGATACCTGACCGACCCAGATGACCCGGCAGCAGAAGACCGACCGTGCGCGAGCACTCGCCCGGGCGAGTGCCGCCGCCCTTGACCGGCCTGCACCGGTTCCGCCACCAGGGCCGTCACCGCAAGAGGCACGAGCTTTGCACCGGCAGGCGACCGCCTGCGTGGAGGCAGACCGGCGCCGCCGCCGTATGGCCGCGGTCCCCGTTCCCCCGCCGCTCCTGGCCGATTCCATCAGGGCCAACAACCTCTTCCCGCTGCCCGACGAAGCGGCAAGACATGCCACGGGAGGTAGGCCCGGACCGGGCGGAGGATCGGTCATGACGCGAATCGGCACCGGCCTCAGGCTGGTGACACCCGCGGCGCGAGACCAGGCCGCAGGCTGGGACACGTGGCGGCGGGCACGGCACGCCTTCGTACCAGCGCCGCTGCGGTCGCTCGGGCACCGGCGGGCGATGAGCGCGCGGGAGCGATCCGCCTACGACCTGCACCGGATGGCCACCCACGCCACCCTTCCGCTGCTCAACACCCCGATGAGCCTGAGGATGGACCGGCTGCTGAGCGCCCGGATCCGAACGAACGCCTTCAACGTCAAGCCGTCCACCCGCACGTCGGCACTGTTCAGCTGGGCAACGAGAAGGGCCGTACGCTCCGCGACCCGCTCGCCCAAGGCGTTATGCAGGGTGCGCTGCACGCTGCTGAGGGGAAATGTTCCTCCCAGTGGGTCGTCGCGCCGACCGTGGAGGCCGCCCGGCGTGGCAGCCGAGGTCGTCCTCTCGGCCGGCGCTGACCAGCCGGTCCCACGGCTTTCCCTCACGAGCAGGTCCTCCTCCGCGACGCCCACCAGTTGGAGTTGTCTTCTCGGCGCGCCGTCCGCCGTATCCGTACGCAGGGACCCATACCGGTGACGAGGTGAGCACCTTCCACGTGGGCCACCTCCAGGGCGTCGACACCGAAGTCTCGATCTGACCCACGACGCACGAACCCAGTGCTCCTCGTCGACCGGACCGTCATGTTCCAACGGACCAGTTCGGCACAGAGCCCATGGCGGCACAGCATTTCACTGCGGGGATCCGCAGATTCAGCGGCCATTTCGTTGTGGGCTGCACGTGCCTGGAGGCCGTGGATGGCCTGGGCGCGTTCGAGATCGTATGCGCTGGCGTCTGGCAGGGTGAGCGCTGCCTGGAACTGCTGCCGGGCTTCGTCCCGGCGCCCGGCCGTGAGGTGGGCACGGCCGGCGCGGCGGCTACGGGCGTCCGCTCACCCCGAAGCAACGCCTGCAGGCCTTGCACGCTGGTCCGCGCCGGTGCCCGTCGTCATCGACACTATGCCCTCCTCGTGCATCCCGCTCAGCTCAGCGGGTTCTGTAAGTGCCCCCGTTCACGTGCAGCACCTGTCCCGTGATGTGACGGGCTCCGGAAGAGGCGAGGAAGGCGGCCGTGGTGGCGACGTCGGCGGGGGTGCCGGCGCGGCCCGTCGCCGTGGCGGCGACGAGGGAGGTGCGGCGGGCTTCCGGGAGGCGGTCGCGGAAGAACTCCGTGTCGGCGATGTAGCCGGGCGAGACGACGTTCGCGGTGATGCCGCGTGGGCCGAGCTCGCGGGCCAGATCAAGGTTCCAGGCGGCGAGCCCCGCCTTGGCGGCCCCGTAGGAGCCGGCGCCCTGGTCGGCGGCGATCGAGCCGATGTGGACGACCGCGCCGCCGGCGGCGAGGCGGTCGTCCAGCGCCTTCGTGGTCAGTGCGGCACTCACCAGGTTCGTGTCCAGGTTGGCGCGGAAGTCCCGGGCGTAGGCGGCCAGGTCCGTGGCTCCGTCGCTGTCGAGGTCGGTGTTTCCGCCCGCGTTGTTCACAAGGACGTCGATCCGGTCCGGCAGCTCCGACAGGAGGGTGGTGAGCGCCCGGGGATCGGTGTGGTCGCACACCAGCGCGCGCACGCCGGACTTCTCTGCCAGTTCGTGGAGCGGACCGGGGCGGCGACCAGTGACGATCACCGTCTCGCCCTGCTCCGCGAAGAGCCGGGCAGTCGCCCGGCCGATGCCCGTTCCGCCGCCGGTGACCACGATGGTGCGTGTCATATGCTGACTCCGATACTTTTCATTGAGGTCTAAATTTAGATCTAAACGTACAGGCAGGGGTGGGACTGTGGCAAAGGAGCCCCGGACGGCGAACGGCGAGGACGGGGCGGAGCGCGCTTCAGCGCTGGACATCGCCGCCGCATGGGAACGCGAGCGCCCTGGCACTCCGTCCGACTCGATCGGGATCGTCACGCCCATCTGGCAGCTCGCCAAGCTCTTCGGCGACGACCGGCGCCGGGTACTGGCACGCGCCGAGGTGGACTCCGCGACCCTCGACCTGCTCAGCGTGCTGCGCCGCAGCGGCCACCCGTACACCCTGAGTACCCGCGAACTCGCGCGGCGCGCCCTGGTCACGGCGGGAGCCATTTCCCAACGGGTGGCCCGTGCCGAGCGGGAAGGCCTGGTGACCCGGCAGTCCGGCACCGGCCGCCCCCGTACTGTCCAGGTCACCCTGACCACGGCCGGGCACGACCTTGTCGAGGTCACTGTGGACCAAGTGCTGCTGCGTGAGGCCGAATTGATCGGAGGGCTCACGCCCGACCAGCGGAACAGGCTGACAGAGCTGCTCCATCTCCTGCTGACGGATGTACAGCAGCGCATCGGCGACGACCGCATCACTCAGGTGGGTGGCGAGGAGTGACGAGCGCTCGGGCCGTTGGGAACGGTACCCGCTACGGCGAAGCGGGTGTCCCACAGCTCGATGAGCAGGCCGATGAGGGAGCGGCCGGACAGGACTGGCGCGATCTGGTCACCGGCCCGGTTCTGGGCATCGCCCGAATCACCGAGTCCGTGGGGTTGGAAAGGACATCAGGTGCGCAGAGCGGTAATGGCATCCTCGGTGGTTGGCTTCAGGGTGAAGACTTGGTCCAGACCGACGATGCTGAAGACGCGCAGCAGATGGGTGCTCGCCCCCGCGACGTTCAGTTGGGTGCCGCTTGCCTGGGCGCGCTGGTAGGCGGTCACCAGCACGGTGATGCCGGTGGAATCGCAGTAGGTCAAGCCGGATAGATCGAGTACCAGGCCGGTGTCGGGAGTGAGAGCGATCTCGTTGAGGGCTTCCCGGAAGCTGGGAGAGGTGTGGTGGTCGAGTTCGCCGGAGACGGTCAGGACGAAGACACCGGCGGGGTGATGGTGGGTGGTCAAAGTCAGGGTCTGGTCGCTCACCGGGTCTCCTGTGCGGGTGCGGTACGGGGTATGGGGACGGACAGGGCCAGTAGGGCCGTGTCATCGTTGACGCCCGGACCCAAGTGGTCCAGGAGTCTTTGGATTCCTGCAAGCAGATCGTCCGCGTCGTGCCAGGTGCCGGCTGCCAGATGCGCGGCCAGACCCTCGTCCTCGAGTCTGTCCCCGCTCGGTGTGCGGGCTTCGGTGAGACCGTCGGTGTACAGCAGCAGGGCGTCCCCCGGGCCGAGGCGTGTTGAGGTCTGGGTGAAGCGGGGTTCGGGCAGCATGCCGATGAGTTGGCCGCCGACGGTGGATATGGGGTTGATGCTGCCGTCGGCGCGTACAGCCAGGGCCGGGGGGTGGCCTCCGCCGGCGAGCGTGAGCGTGAAGGAGCCGTCTTCCGCCGGCTGCAGGATGCCGAAGATCGCAGTGCAGTAGCGGGGGTCGGTTCCCTGGTACTCGCCTTTCAGGACGCTGTCGAGGTTGGACAGGACCGTGCAGGGGTCGGGGTCGTAGATCGCGGCGGCGCGCAGCGTGTAGCGGGTGAGTGAGGTGAGGGCTGCTGCTCCGGCGCCTTTGCCACAGACGTCGCCGAGGAAGAAGGCCCAGCGGCCGTCGTCGAGGGGGAACAGGTCGTAGAAGTCGCCGCCGACCTCGTCGGCCGAAGCGGTGTGGTAGGCGGCGGCCGCGTGGAGGCCGGGGACCTTGGGCAGCGCGGAGGGCAGGAGGGTTCGCTGGAGTGTGCGCGCGAGGCGTTCGGCGGCGGCGCGCATCTGCCGTTCGGCGGCGACCGTGAGTATGGCCGACAGACGCATCTCCAGCTGGTCCATCACCAGGGCTGCGAGGTTCGCCAGGGCTGCGAGTTGCTCTTCGGTCGGCTGGCGGGGCTGGCTGTCGAGCACGTTGACGGTGCCCAGGTGGTAGCCGTCGGGGGTGGTAATGGGAGCGGCGGCATAGAACCGCACGTCCAGTTCTCCGAGGGTGGTGGCGGTGGTGGTGCGGGGGTCGGTGAGTGTGTCCGTGACGACGTAGGGGGCGCCGTGCAGGATGGCGGAGGAGCACAGCCCGGGGGTGCGGCCGGTCTCGGTGACGTTGCCCAGTCCGTCAGTGGCTTTGAACCACACGCGGTCGCTGTCGACGATGGTGATGGCGGCGGCGGGCGCGTGGAAGATCTGGGCGGCGAGGGTGGCGATTCTGTCGAACGATCCGTCGGGCGGGGTGTCCAGTACGTGATAGCGGTGTACTGCGGCAAGGCGCCGCGTCTCGTCGGTGGGCCGGGGTGCCGGGTCCGGGCGCAAGGCAGTGCCGGTCTGTGTCACCGTCGCCCTCTCAAGTCACTGTGCGTGCCCACTTTCAGGGCGACTGTCTTATCCTACTGATCCGGCCACGTGACTCGGTAGAGGTGACGGCTCCGCCGGGATGGGGGCGTCGCGTCGCCGGAGGCGAACGGATTTCCCGCTCCGCCCCGGGCCGCGAGGACCACGGGTGCTGGTGACCTGGTTGTGAGCGCGTCGAGTACGTATGGGGGCTTCGGGTAGCCGCCTACTGGAGGAAGGGGTGCAGAGTGGCGGTATCGGAAGGCTCCGGGGGCCGGGCGGCGGCCGGGGACGATGTGTTCTCCGCGGACGTCGAAGTCGGGAAGGACCTTGGCGCGGTGGACTGGGCGACGCACCCTCTTGGACTGCCGGCTCTCTGGCCGCAGAGTCTGCGGACCGCGGTAAGCATTCTGCTCTCGTCACGTTTCTCCATGTGGATGGCGTGGGGGCCGGAACTGACGTTCTTCTGCAATTCCGCCTACCGGCGGGACACGCTGGGCAGCAAGTACCCCTGGGCGCTGGGACGGCCGGCGAGCGAGGTGTGGGCGGAGATCTGGGACGATATCGGCCCGCGAATCGACACTGTGCTGGGCACGGGCGACGCCACCTGGGATCAGGCCCTGCTGCTCTTCGTCCAGCGGTCGGGCTACCCGGAGGAGTCCTACCACACCTTCTCCTACAGTCCCCTGCGCGACGACACCGGCCATGTGGTCGGGATGCTGTGCGTGGTCAGTGAGGACACCGAACGGGTCATCAGTGAGCGGCGGATGGCCACGCTGCGGGACCTGGGTTCGGACCCCAGCGTGGTACGCACCGAAGAAGAGATGCTGGCCTTCTCCGGACGACAGCTCAGCCGTAACCAGGCCGACCTCCCCTTCGCGCTGACCTACCTCTACGACGACGACGGCAGCGCCCGGCTGGCGAACACCGTCGGCATCGCGGCCGGGCACCCGGCTGCCCCGGCGAGTCTGCCGGCGGGCGGGACCGATGGACCGTGGCCCGTAGCCGCGCTCTCCCAGGGAGAATCGACGCTCGTCGCACTCGAGGCGAAGCCTTTCGCCGGGCTCCCAACGGGGGTCTGGGCCGAACCGCCCACCCACGCGCTTGTGGTGCCGCTGTTGCAACAAGGCGGCGCGCCCTACGGATTCCTCGTCGCCGGACTCAACCGGCACCGGCCGCTCGACGAAGTCTACCGAGGCTTCGTCGAACTGGTAGCGGGCCATATCGCCGCAGGAATCGCGAGCGCCCGCAGCTACCGGGCTCAGCAGCAGCGCGCCGAGGAACTTGCCGAGCTGGACAGGGCGAAGACCACCTTCTTCTCCAACATCAGCCACGAGTTCCGCACTCCGCTCACCCTGATCATGGGCCCACTCGAGGAGTTGCGCGGCCTGCTGGCGCAGGAGGGTCCGGAGGTGCGTCAGGAACTCGAGACGATCCACCGCAACGGACTTCGGATGGGCAAGCTCGTCAACACCTTGCTGGACTTCTCCCGCATCGAAGCCGGGCGGATGCAGGCGACCTACGAGCCCGCTGACCTTGCCGCCGTCACCTCCGAACTGGCCAGTGTCTTCCGCTCCGCCATCGACCGAGCCGGGCTCGGTTTCACCGTCGACTGCCCTGCCCTCGACGAGCCGGTGTACATCGACCGCGGCATGTGGGAGAAGGTGGTGCTCAACCTTCTCAGCAACGCGCTGAAGTTCACCTTCGAAGGCTCGATCGCCGTGTCGGTCCGAGCGGCGAACGGACAGGCGGTGGTGACCGTCAAGGACACCGGCATCGGCGTCCCGGCGCAGGAGATGCCCCGGCTGTTCGAACGCTTCCACCGTATCGAGAACGTCCGCTCCCGCTCCAACGAGGGCAGTGGCATCGGCCTCGCCCTCGTCCAGGAGCTCGTGGGCCTGCACGGCGGCACAATCACTGCCGACAGCACCGAGGGCGAAGGCACCAGCTTCACTATCCGTCTTCCGTTCGGGACCACCCACCTGCCCGCCGACGCTTTCACTCCCCCGGCCGGCACCATTGCGTCGCCCTCCGCCGCCGCCCCGTACGTGCAGGAGGCCATGCGATGGCTACCGGGAGAGGAACGCGCCCGCGCAACGGCCGGTAGCGGCGACACCGTCACCGAACCGGTCACCGGACCTGGCATCCCTGCCCAGGTGCTCGTCGCCGACGACAACGCCGACATGCGTGAGTACCTGTCCCGGTTGCTGTCAGGAGCGGGTTACGACGTCCGGGCTGTCACCGACGGGATGGAAGCACTCGACGCGATTCGCACCCAAGCCCCCGACATGGTGGTCAGCGACGTGATGATGCCGCGCCTGGACGGCCTGTCCCTGGTCGCGGCCCTGCGGACCGACCCTCGCACCGCAGCCGTCCCCGTGCTGCTGCTGTCCGCCCGGGCCGGGCAGGAAGCATCGATCGAGGGACTCCAAGCCGGAGCCGACGACTACCTCGTCAAACCGTTCGCCGCCGCCGAACTCCTCGCCAGGGTCCGGGCCAACGTCGAACTGGCGCGCCTGCGCAACCACCACGCCCGCTGGCGCACCGCGCTCGTCGACTCCCTGCAGGAAGCGTTCTTCGTCTGCGACGAGGACGGCGCGGTCATCGAAATCAACACCGCCTTCACCGACATCCTCGGGTACGGCCCCGAAAACCTCCCCTACGCCCCGACGCACCCTTGGTGGCCGGACACCGAAACCGAACCGGAAGCCCACCAACAGGTCGCCGACGCCTTCGCGGGCCTCCTCGACCAGAGCCAGGGCAACCACACCATCCCCGTCACACACCGCGACGGACACCGCCTGTGGATCAGTGCCACATTCAATCCGGCCCAGGACCCCGACAGCGGGCGCACCGTCACCGTCGGAACCTTCCGCGATGCCACCGCGGACCACTACGCCATCCAGCGCGAAACCGCCCTCGCATCCCTCAGTACCTGTCTGACCCAGGCCGAGGACCTGCCAGAAGCGCTGAGCACCGCCTTGGCCGAACTGAAGGAACTGTGGCACGCCTCGTCCGTGCTGGCCGCAGTCTTCGACCGCGGCGACACACCCACCCTGACCACCACCGAACAGGGCCTGCACTGGCAACAGCTGTCTGCGGACCGCCGCCAAGCCCTCACCGTTCTGCGTGAGCGCCCTCTTCTCACCCCCACCGTGGACAGCACAGGGGCCGGTATCATCCTGGAGCACCCCGACGGCCCGATGGCACTGTGGGTCGACCTCGGCAACGAGCGGCCCTTCACCAGTGAGGACGAGCTGCTGCTGTCGCTGCTGGCCGGACACCTCGCCCAGGGCCTGACCCGAGCTCACCAGATCGACCAGCAGCGCGAGATCGCCCTCGTACTGCAGCGCGCGATCCTCGGCCCCTCCCAACTTCCCGAAGGCTTCGCCGTTCGCTACGAACCGGCCACCCGCCCCTTGGAGGTCGGTGGGGACTGGTACGACACGGTGTCCCTGCCTGACGGGCGCATAGGCATCGTCGTGGGCGACTGCGTAGGCCGCGGGCTGGGCGCGGCCACCGTGATGGGCCAGCTGCGCAGCGCCTGCCGCGCGCTGCTGCTCCAGGACGGAAGCCCCGCCCGAGCCCTCATGGCGCTGGACCACTTCGCGGCCGGCGTCCCCGGCGCGTTGTGCACGACCGTTTTCTGCGGTGTCCTCGACCCCAACACCGGCCATCTGACGTACTCGAGCGCCGGCCACCCACCGGGCATCCTTGCTCTCCCCGACGGCACAACATCACTGCTGGAGGGCGGCAGGTACGCCCCTCTCGCCGTCCGACCCGGTACCGCCCGCCCGGAGGCAGAATGCGACGTCCCCGCCCGGGCCACGCTGCTGCTGTACACCGACGGTCTCGTCGAACGCCGAAGGCGTCCGCTGACGACCGGCATCCACCAAGCTGGCGAAGCCGTCCAGGCAGGCCGCGAGAGCGCCGTCGACGACCTCGCCACGCAGGTCATGGAACGCCTTGCTCCGACCGGAGGCTATGACGACGACGTCGCCCTGTTGCTGTACCGGCACCCAGCCCCGCTGGAAGTGACCTTTCCCGCCGAGTCGGAACAGCTTGCCCCGGTCCGCAAGGCGCTGCGCACCTGGCTGGACCAGTGCGACCTGCCGCCCCACACCGTACAGAACGTCCTGGTCGCCGCCGGTGAAGCGTGTGCCAACGCCATCGAGCACGGCCACCGCCACAGCCCGGGAGAGACGATCCGCCTCCGGGTTGAAGCGCTCGTGGACGATCTACATCTGTCCGTAGTGGACAGCGGCAACTGGAAACCCCCGCAGCCCGAACTCAACACCCACCGCGGCCGAGGCGTCACGCTGATGCGCGCACTCATGCAGCAGGTCACCATCACCCCAAGCCCCAACGGCACCACCGTCGGCATGCATACGAGGATCGCCTGATGACCACACCGCTCACCCTCACAGCCCGCAATCGATCCGACGGGACACCGTTGCTGAAGGCCGTCGGCGAGATCGACATGAGCAACACCGACGCGCTGACCGCCGCTCTCGATGCCACCACAGGCCCACTCATCATCGACCTCACCGAAGTCGAGTACCTCGACAGCGCCGGACTGAGCGTCTTGTTCGCTCACGCCGACCGCCTCGAACTCATCGCGGGCCCCCTCCTGACGCCTGTCCTGACGGTCTCCGGACTCGCGGATCTCACCACCACTCACGGCCCGGGCGATTAGGGCGTCTCTTTCGGATCATGGCTAAGGGCTGTCCCGCAAATCCCGGTGGATCAGCGTGCGGCGTCAGATGCGGTGCATCGCACGGCGGAGGGACGTCCGCATACTGGACGTATGGGGACGTTCCGACAACGCGGCGAGGTGCCGTAGCTGTCGCCGCGCGCCCGCCGGGAATTGCGGGACAGCCCTTAGGCGGCATCCCACTCTGATTGAGGCCGGGCGCGGGCGTGCTCAGAGGGTCACACAAGCGCCGCCGTGCCGCGGCGCCAAGGCCGTTGGACGGCTGCAACAGAGGCGAGCAGCGCGGGGGCGCCCGAGCTGGCTCGCGCTCAGCGCACGTGATGCTGGATCCATTGATTCCCCGGTGAGTTTCGGGCGGGTCAGTCCTGTGGTCCGGGCGAGTTCCGTGATGGCGGGGGCGAAGTGGTGTGTGGTGTCGGGTCCGGCGTGTGGTTCCTGGCTGGTGCTGCGGATGGTGAGGGTGTCGCCGCGGCGGGCAAGGTCGGCGCGGCCGAGGAGGCGGCCGTTGGCGAGGGGGCAGACGTAGTAGCCGTGCAGGCGGCGGTGGGCGGGTTTGTAGGCCTCGAAGACCTGGTTGAAGTCGAAGAGGCGCTGGACGCGGGGCCGGTACCAGATGAGGTTGTCGAACGGGCCGAGCATCACAGGTGCGTGGTGCGGCCGCGGCGTGCGGGGGAGGGCGTCCGGGGCCGCCCAGGCAGGACCCCAGCCCTGGACCCGGACGGGGACGAGGCCGGTGTCCGGCAGGATCGGGGCGGCGACCGTGACGGGGATGCGGAAGCAGTCGGCCAGGTCGTCGACGGTGGCGGCGCCGAGCGCTGCTCCGGCGTGGCCCACGAGCTGGGTCAGGCACGCACGGTCGGATTCTCGTCGGCCTGGCCTGCGGCTGCGAACCTTGACGGATGTGTTCGCACACGCCCAGGCCGAAGGCATAGAGCTGCGGCTGGGCGCCACCGAGGTCCAGGTCCGCCGTCCCCGGCCAGCCGCGGCGGACGCCGGGCTTTCGTCTCGGGGAAGGAGAAGCAGAACACGATGAAGGCCACTGTCGTCGCGCACGATGTGGGCCGCACACTCTGGACCGATGCCCTGCGACCAGGGCGGATGCATGACGCGACCGTCGCACGCAACGAAGGCATCGGTACCTGTTTCCAACACTTCTCCGACGTGGAGGTGCTCCTGGACGACAGCTACCTCGGGCTCCGTCGCGATCAACCCGGCCAAGCGGTGACCCCGCCCAGGACGGGAAACAAGATCAACCCGTCGAACACGCCCTCGCCGACCACAAACACTGGAAGCAACTGACCCGCTGAACCCACCGCCGAGAGAACCTGCCCGCCACCTACCGGGCCATCGCAGGCCTCGTCTCCGACCGCACCACCACCGGCTGACAAAAACCCCAGGTCAGGCACCCCATGTTCTCCAACGCAATCACGCACCAGCTCGCTAGTCGGCTGCCGCCGCGCTGTGTGCTAAGCGGGGGCCTGGTCGCTCTGGGCCCCGAGTTGGAACACGACGCCCTGGTGGAGCGCTCAGGCGGTCCGCTAGTGGTCGGTGGGCACCCAAATGCCATGCCGACAGGGCCTGAAGTCCACGAGAACCGCAGAGCGCCCGTCGATAGTGGGGTCCTCGACACATGACACGACGCTTTCCGGGCGCTCGTCACAGATCGGACATGACACGAGCGCGGGGTAGTCAGGTTGCTGAAGGACTCCGAGGAGTACCTCCTCATCCCTGCGCAGCAAAGCTGCCGCGAGGCCAGTCAGCCACGCAGCTGTCATGCGAATGCGGTTCACCACTTTTCCTCCGGGTGCTGACGTGGTGCCGGGGGTATGCGGGCGGAGTCACGGGGTATCGCTGGCTGGTCGTCCTGCCACACCAGCGGCCGTCGACGTCGGGCGCATAGATGCCGCTGCCGCCCGGGAAGGTGCAGCCGTCGTCGGGAAGCGCAACCCAGGGGTCCTCATCATCCGTGAGGGTCACGGAGGTGGCCCATCCACTGGTCCGCCGTGCAGTTCGACCGCTATCGAGATGATGTTGTCGCTCATGCCGCTCTTCTGCCCCGATAGGTACAGACCAATTATTGAGGGCCTGCCGACAAGAGCCGTTTCTTACCGGCCGCCTATGCCTGGACCATCAAGCGGAACAAGGTCATCGACCACACCCACACCCACCGCCCCGCTGATCGAGGACGCAGCCTTCGGCACTGTCGCCCTGCGCGACGCCATCGGCCCCATCGGCCAGATCACCGAATCCCTCCCCCTCTTCCGTGCCTTGCGCCAGCTCACCAACCGCCAGTCCGGCCCGTGTCCATGGGCAAAAGGTCATCGCTCTTCTGCTGATTCGAATTGAACACGCGGTTGTACACGTCGGTCACGCTGGGGTGACGCAGCCCTCGACCCCAGGCGGAGCGCCGCCGTCGCCCACCAAGGCGATCTTTGCGCCCTCAGCGTTCAGGCCGGCCTGGATGCGCCGTACTACCTCCTCGATGATCCGCGGCAGAAAGGTGGCGACCTGCACGGGCGTCGCGGGACCCCGAGCAGCACACACACCTGGAAGCACTCGGGCTCAAGCCCGGACCGAGAGCGCCCCGGCCCGGATGGGGGCCAGGATGTGTGCTGGCGGGGCATTGCCGCGGTCGCCCAGTACGCCCAGCGCGAAGGACACCCTTCGCATCCCCCGCCGCACACATCCTGGCCACGTTGCTGTCCTGGCACGTGGCCAAGGCCTGCCATGACCTCGGTGGTGACGAGAGGTCGGCGATGATGCACGCCCGCGCCGCCGGCGTGAGTGCCGAGCAGGCCGAGCACCCCGCGCTGCAGCGGCCGACGTCGGCGGAGCCCGGGTGGCGAGCGGTTCGGCGTACTCCCGCTCAGCCGCGGCGTGGGCACGGGCGCGCTCGGCGCTGTAGCGGTGCTCCTCGGCAAGTTGCGGCTCGGCACCGGTGAGTTCCTCGTACAGCGCGGCGGTCTCGTCGTCCAGATCGGCCTGCCGCACCGGCACCGCCGCGCGGGCATCCGGGCGGGCATCCGGGCGGGCGCCTCCTTCGGAGAACAGTCGCAGTTCGTCGTCCAGGGGGCGAGCTGCTCTTGGAGCGGCGCCAGCAGCGCGTTCCCGGCGGGCGGCCTCGGCGGCCGCCGAGGCCGCCCGGGAAACGCACGGCGTCCAGGCCGGAAATGACCCCGTCCCGACGGTAACCGGAATGTCGGTCAGCGTGCAGCCGGTCCAGCCCGTGGGCGGCTGTCAGGACGGAGTCCTCATTGTCCGACGGGTACACGGCT
The nucleotide sequence above comes from Streptomyces sp. NBC_01116. Encoded proteins:
- a CDS encoding STAS domain-containing protein, with amino-acid sequence MTTPLTLTARNRSDGTPLLKAVGEIDMSNTDALTAALDATTGPLIIDLTEVEYLDSAGLSVLFAHADRLELIAGPLLTPVLTVSGLADLTTTHGPGD
- a CDS encoding DNA glycosylase AlkZ-like family protein translates to MPSAWACANTSVKVRSRRPGRRESDRACLTQLVGHAGAALGAATVDDLADCFRIPVTVAAPILPDTGLVPVRVQGWGPAWAAPDALPRTPRPHHAPVMLGPFDNLIWYRPRVQRLFDFNQVFEAYKPAHRRLHGYYVCPLANGRLLGRADLARRGDTLTIRSTSQEPHAGPDTTHHFAPAITELARTTGLTRPKLTGESMDPASRALSASQLGRPRAARLCCSRPTALAPRHGGACVTL